AACTGGCGCCAAACAGGAGCTGGAGGGAGGCCGGAAGTTAGCTGTTGATGTTCTCTAGAGGAGTTAAAATGCTTTGTCTACCATTCCTTTTTTTCAATCCCCTGTAGCAAAAGGCACCCTGAGGCTAGTGAGGGTTAGAATGCAGGTAAAAATTAGGATAGGACCCTGATAAATATCATCTGTAGGACTTGGTTCAAGAAGCTCAGAAGGATTGCGACTACCCTGCAGCGTGGCAAACTCAGCCCCCCTCGCATATAGTCTTTTAACAGTGGAGTGCTACACACAATAATTTCTTTGAACTGGCCTTTTGATATTGGAGTAAAAATATTACACTCCTATTGCACTATAGTGTGGTTTATGCTGTTTAATTTCATGTCGGCATCTTGTATTTTATATCTTGAATAAATCTTTTGTGTGAACTATAATCCCcttgtatagagatatatagaaaatatatatatatatatataaaaaaagtatatttcatatatttaatattttatatacactTGTATCATACAtatcattcatatatatttataccaattttatatacatattttatgcaTTTAGCATTATTTTTTTGGGTGATAGGAGCTCTCACTCTCTTGCTTTTAGTGCTACCCTATTCTGTGGTACACATATTGaatgtaaataaatgttagatataatAATTAGACATATGCACGCACAAAATTTTCAGTTCGACCCAATATACAAACtaaaatatcctatattataaaaggccaggtatgtttgtccgatgcagtcatggacagtagagactgcagcgcgagacaaacatacctggctgtaaGGAAGGACCAGTCAAGGCCGTGAGGATCAGACTGCAGAGAAGGTGGGCTGGAATGGGTGCGACGGGGGGTAATTGGGCGTGACGGGGGGCATAGCTGGGCAGGGGGAACACTGCACTGctgaaaatggcccgtgtacacgggctctAGAACAAGTAATAATTATATTTTGAATATTCGGTGCCCATGCCATTCGTTATTAGTCTTAATACTAGACATACTGACCAATCGTGTAACATTACATAAATTTTTTAAACAAAGGTATATTTTCCACTGCTACAGGTAAAAAAGTTcccctgtagaaaaaaaaaatactttcactcCTCTTGTTCACAGTGTGGTGGTTCCCAGGGTCTGAATTAAAGGACCTATTTatttagtgcaggctctgggatctgccatGCTTAGATTCCTATTAGCGCTGTTGGGGCTCTGAAGAAGAGGAGCTGGTCAGCATGGCCCTCCAGCATGCTGAAggtaactatttaaaggaaataaaataatacGGCAGAATGTGGCATTATTCCATTGTTGTGATACAAAAATAGAGTCAAGGTGCAGGTGTAATAATGatttataataaacaaaatgtAATGTCCAAAAAATATAAGGAAAGGGCAATAACTCAGTCCTTGTATTCTTGACCCCCAAAATGTGACTTGTTACTATGCTGGAGTCTACTTAGTGTCCAATTCATGAACACAGCATACCACCAAAACGCGTAAGAAGCTTGTGCGGCGCATCTTTCCTACTCATTTTGGGTGTTTGTCATTTTTAAAATGGatttaataaatgttaatttttatacaTAGAGCGAGTCTTGTTTCCTTTTACCTTATCTattattcctttgttttctttaaattttgtactGCGTTCATTGGGATATTTGTCTTGTTACAAGACGAAAATCCGTATTTCGTTAACAAATGTGCATTTGTTATGAAACAAACGCACGTCTGATTATAATATATTCAAAGCTTAGCCTGAGAATTATATGTAAAAGTACTCATCATAGGCATCATTAGCATCATAAATAGTTAACTTTTTAAGTGCTGAGCCATTTTGcatccctgtgctgagctgttttagaTACTGCTCACATTTAAGCCTTACTGAAGCATATTGTTCAATtagaaatgcacacacatataaatatatatataattaataatttagATTTATAATACATAGTTGTAACAAAATTGTAATTAAACGAggtgcaagattacatatgcggcgttgcccgcaaaagccaggGACGTCAGTTTTTAGTTGAAGTGACCGATCACATATATGTTGCTGCATATAAATgcagcgcatatatttcacccgtcgcccgcagtttttactcccataaactaacatagaaccagcgtcacaattcggtatcacatattcagcacaaggacttacgcaaTGAAAATAGAGAAAtttgactccattttcacctcgccacacataggcaggcacagcaagccttgcgctgaatatgtgagcaccgtaactccctgaagtcttaacaaacacctaaagcatgcgcaatatctatcgaccgccaccccccaccgcaataaataaattctattaacccctaatccgccaactcccacatcgcaaagtacctaataaagtttaaacccctaagccgccaccccCCTGCAAcggaaaaaaactaaataaaacttttaacctctaaactgccgtcccccacaatgcaatatacctatttaaaatattaacccctaatctgccatccccccataaAGCAAATAATTAATCTAAGtactaaatcccctaacctaacaccccctaaattaactccaattttataaaattaaaaagactaccttactaataaattaattaaaataattaccaaaataaaaaaatcctaaaatacaattaaaatacaaaacaaatcctaacattacttattaaaacaaagattaaataaaaaaaacaaaaactaaaattacaaaaaataatacaaactaaaattacagaaaaaaataaacgaaataattaaaaataaaaaaatgtaaacctaatctaatacccctataaaaataataaagccccccaaaataaaaacaccccctaacctaacactaaactaccaatagcccttaaaagggccttttgtagggcattgccctaaagcgatcagctctaccaaaataaagtacaagttaccccctaaaagtaaacccccccaaagcccccaaaataaaaaaaacactaaaaaaacctaagctacccattgcacctaaaggggcatttgtatgggcattgcccttaaaagggaaatcagctcttttgctgcccattgaaataaaaaagtcctaatctaaaaaaaaaaaaaaaaaaagtctaaacccGAAATAGGTGCTCACTACTCCCGAAGTCtgacggtgaaggtcttcttccaggcggcagcctcttcatccagcatggggacctcttctatcttcatccggagcaaaggcggtgcAGAGTGGAGGTGGCTGCGGAGCAGAAACGGTGGCAGTGGAGACATCCagcacggggacctcttctatttTTATCCGAGTGAAggcagcatggagcggaggtgGCCGCGGAGCAGAAACGGCAACCATGGAGACATCCAgcacggaggatcctcttcatgcgatcaccgctGCACAATGAAGCTTGaaagcaaggtacccattttatatttggggtatgAGTCCAATATAGTAGCGCGATGTGCAGGTGTGGGTTCAACAAACCACATGGAACTGTAAAAATCCAACCACTTTATTACATGCGATTAAAAGCATGACGGTCAGCACATCTAAAATCCAACAGGTAATATGGACAGGTTCACACGCAGGCGCGTTTCATGCGcatgcacacttgttcactgcattgtggggggataacggtttaggggttaattaggtttattgtgttcgGGGAAATGGCAGATTAGATtagaatagttttattaggtatattgcattgtgggggggttaatcacttttattattagttgcaatgtggggggatggcgcatataggggttttgatgtgtagGGTTCAGTTTGGGAGGCTGGTTAGACTTTTATGGACGATGTAACATTTCTTTGTTTTTTACTAATGCACCAGCAGTTTATAAACTGCAGTatgtcactggtgactccagaaatgtgtgttttcgcacatttctgaacattgccagtttatccgacttacggcagtttatgatctCATGGCAtcatatatgtgattcacccgatgtgcaaggtgaacttaaaggcgacgtgggtttcagcagttgcgctgaaacctgcgccgcatatgtaatcttgcccgagGTGGTAAACAatagtattttttttctaaactttttgtGGATATACAACTGTATAAAAGGTAAGCTTTCTAAAATAAGGAGAAATGGAAAGTAAATCACATTGTTTTTCTATAGAAATAAGCAACtggaaatcaaaagaaaaaaaaaaggatttatattACAATTCAGCACAATGCATTTGATGAATACAATGAGAAGCTATACGTGTTAAGTAAAGGGATTTggaggttttttttcaactttattgaGGTTTAAAATCACAATTACGAACATTTAGAAACTTGGCTTAGCATCTTAATTTTGATGTTTGGTACAAAAGGGTATTGGATAACCAATAATATACAAAACTACACAAAGAATAAAGCCTACAACATATCTACGTGTGAAATAATTTGTCAcctaattttttgtaattaagaaAAGACAAAACAGTAGAGTGAGAACGCAGACTACGCCACATGTCAGAGAAACATTCTATTTTCTATatggggccactcttggaccccttaaGTTATATGATGAATAATCTAATATCAGAAGGTATTATTATTAATAGGCACCGCTGTAACATTAAGTATACcattatggagtacaataatagaAGACAATTACATAAATCGTAAGTATACCATTATGGAGTACAAAAATCAGAATTAATTTACATAAACCATCGGTATACCATTATGGAGTACAACAATcataagacatttacataaatcataagggtagagggccctgctcttGAgccactgtaagctgtaaaccatctttacataaagtgatcaacaggacaggtggacATGTGAGCTTACACTGAAGaagtaatattattaaatatacagaaaaaacataaacacacaaatatagttTCACGATATGTACTAGTAAGAAAACACAGTGATTTATAGAAATTAGACCAGTCTTGGACctcattaaatattaaaatagataAAATTAGTGAACAGCAAAAATGTTTACATTAGATACACGTTTAATTGTAAACATATAGTTCCCACTAAGTCTTGCACTGATCAATCAGTCACATATAAAAGTGAGTAATAAAGAAGCCTGAGAGACTATAAGACTATACCCCTTATAAGGAACATGACAGTGATTTATTCTCTGAAGGCTAAATATAATACCTGTGACCTTtcagcagcaaagaaaaaaaaatgaagtaaaatttaaaggtaaattaaaatccAACACCCTCTGCTGCCAAAACATTGCCCCAGTAGAATCACACACCTCACGGCTTTAAATAAGGGATGTAACAGTAGCGTGGTTAATATATACATCAATTTAACCTCATACTGCAGACTTTATAACAAACAGGGAAGAGAGCATATGTAATTGGGGGAGTGAAATTTTATCACTCAAAGGGTGAATAATCGCTACGCTACAAAGCATAAATAGCTATCAATTCCACCTTGAGGCATAGCATTATTATAACAATGACATATTGTATTCAGACTATCTAGTTACATAATCAATAAGTCATTAAAAAATAATCTTCAGAAGACATATATACAGCTGACTCATACTAGTGCTAGAAGTCCAGGTATTTATCTTGTGTCGCCTAAGTTCTTCTCAACATAGTGGGATAATAATTAATCTTCTTTGTGTGAGTCCGGCCATTATCATGAGATCTCAGTAATGACAAAGGGTAAGACTACAATGCCTTAGAAAAAAAAGGAATCTCTAAGCCCAGCTTAACTCTTCCCTAGACTGTTGACCCCTGGAACACACTGTACAACTCCTGTTTATGACAATTACACAATTGACAAAATGATTTCCAAAAGATATGCCAGTGGTTCTCTTCCGACATGTGAGAGAGGATTCTTCAATTATTTATATGCTTGCAACAGCCTTTCATCCTCCTCTGGTTCATGTTCCATCAATAACTGTTGCTCTTGCGATAAACTTTGAGCAGTGCTTCTTCAAGATGTTTTAAGAGCTGCTCAATTTTAGTGTTCTAGTTTCTTTGTTGATACTATTATTTCTGGGGGATGTAGTTAGAGACTAACAGAAAATATGAACTAACCATTCTGGAACACAGTGGTTACTTAAAGGTTCAAAATTAGCTTTTTTTAAAGTTCAGAACAGTGAGATAAACCTCTATTTGTTTGAAGGTTGGATGGAACTGGTATGCAATGATATTCCACAGACTGTAAACCATCCTTGTAGGAGCTCTTGTATTTACCAAACCGTCATGGCCGCAGCTCAAAAGCTTCCTAAAATTAATTGTTTCTTGCACTTTTGATGTTAACATAGGAGCTCACCCTGCACAATTATAAACTTGGTCAATTTAAATTCCAGCTAGGGAAACGTCACTTCAGTGATCACCTGGATGTAATGCCCTCAGCAGTACCAAACAAGGGTTTGACAtcataaataagggcctttgggtatatttatatGAATTAGATCTGTACATAGCGGCAACCATGATCGTCTacttaaataattttctttcctgacAGGTAATCACCTGACTATTAAAACCCAtatagcaactttatttaaaagaaGGGgctctgggctttaaaacaagagGTCTTGGGGTCTCCAGGCCATTATGACATATAAGTTCCAAGATAcccctttatttttaaaaaaagtttattatttttttacattatgcCTAAACTTTATTTGCCCATGTTGAAAGCAGTTGATTGCCTTTCAAACAGTGGGTCTAAGAGGTTTCTAGGCCTGAGATGAGAGGACGTAATCATCCCCAGCACTTCTACTTGTTGACTTCACCATACTCACATGTGGTGACATCATCAGCATTCCTGTTTTCTCTGGCAATGCTAAACATACTGGGCCACCTTGTAACTGCTTGAGTAGCAGTGGGCCATGACCAGCTTTGAGAGAGCTCCCCCAGGAGGCCAAGATGTAGTCATCATAAGCATTCTAGGCATTTTGCGGATGATGACTATGTGTCATCCTCtgcacttaaagagacagtgtatccCAAATTGTTCTCCCCTTTACTTTGTTTCCaaggatccattttacctgctggagtgtattgaattgcaGAGTGCCTTTaacttttgttttaatatttaaaatagctgattttgcctgtgttaTCCTTACCTTTACTTAAAGTTTTTATATTTGGGTATTGACTattgaaaagctgtgtaaacaaagtcaacagaagaaattacacacccAGAATCAGTTTCTGATGCATTTAACactctgcagctggtgtaacaagtcattggaaacacattaatgggaaaaccattttacagtacactgtccctttataaaAAAAGATTTAACCATAAAAGGTCAATATCTAATTTCCCTGATTCCCTTTactatgagttttctgatgcctaataagagtgcgtttccaagtaaaacatttcccacattcagaacatacaaatgctctttctcctgtatgaattttctggtgATTAACAAGATCTGTTTTCTGAgtgaaacattttccacattcagaacatgaaaatgctttctctcctgtatgaattttcagatgTCTAATAAGAtgagatttcagagtaaaacatttcccacattcaggacatgaaaatgccttttctcctgtatgaaaTTTCAGATGTCTATAAAGTTCTAATTTCTTgagaaaacatttcccacaatcagaacatgaaaatgctttttcttctGTATGAATTTTATGATGTTTATTAAGATCTGATTTAGTGAAAAACCAtttcccacactcagaacatgaaaatgctttctctcctgtatgaattttctgatgagcaataagagttgatttccgagtaaaacatttcccacattcagtacatgaaaattctctctctcctgtatgaattttctggtgAATAATAAAATGTGATTTCCAggaaaaacatttcccacattctgaacatgaaaatgctttctcacctgtatgaattttctgatgtctagtAAGATAAGATTTCTGACTAAAACATTTCCTACACACAgaacaaaaaaactccttttctcctgtatgaattttcttatGTTTAATAAGATTTGGTTTCtgggcaaaacatttcccacattcagaacatgaaaaagctTTGTCTTCTTTATGAACATTTAGATGTCCAATAAGTTTTGACTTCTGAGTAAAacctttcccacattcagaacatgaaaatgctttatttCCTGTATGGATTGTCAAGTGTCTATAAAGATCTAAtttcttgaaaaagcatttcccaCATtctgaacatgaaaatgctttctctcctgtatgagttttcatATGTTTATTAAGATCTGATTTCATGaaaaaactttttccacattcagcacatgaaaatgttttctgtcctgtatgaattttttgatgagCAAAAAGCGTTGATTTccgggtaaaacatttcccacattcagaacacgaaaattctctctctcctgtatgacttttctgatgaataataagatgtgatttccaggtaaaacattttccacattcagaacatgaaaatgctttttctcttgaatgaattttctgatgcctaataagaagcgatttctgaataaaacatttcccacatacagaacatacatTTCCTTCGTGGCTTCTATGATTTTGAAGAAGGTTCAAAGAAGTTTTTGCACTCTGACCATGACTAGGATTATTGTTTTTTGAGAATTCATCTGTTGAAAGGAAACAAAGTGGGaataatgttatttattaatgAGCATTATTTTATCATGAGAATATTTTAACGGTTCTGAATTAGTGTCTACAACAAAAAGAGAGGGAGCAGACAACAGAGAGGGAGCGGATGAGCTATGACCCCATAACCTTTCCTCAAACTTCAAGCTAATGGTTAAGGGTAGTTTACTGGATATAAGGGTCTATTTTTAAGGACTTCCCAACATCCCATATTTGATAATTATTGAAATAAATAGAAATGAATgctgttgtatttttttgtaagctATTATGTTTCCTAAAATGTATTTTGGACTTTTgaaaatacaatttatgcttagctgataaattaatttatttcatgatggtgagagtccatgagttatCACATGTGGAAATACCTCCCaatcactagaaggaggcaaaatcTACACCAAAAAAgctttaaatccccccccccctttccttgatcctcagtcatacattGCCAAgaaaagaaaagcaggaaagataaaaAACGTGAAAAAAGTGCAAAACAAAGTACTGCCACCACCAGAACAAgggcagggcttgtggactcataccaccatgaaataaataaatgtatcagctaagcatacattttgtttttgagctgacaagagtccacaagccataacGTTTGGGAATGCACTGAGGAAAAGATTTCCCCACAACCAAATAAattctcaaaccccaagagctc
This genomic stretch from Bombina bombina isolate aBomBom1 chromosome 4, aBomBom1.pri, whole genome shotgun sequence harbors:
- the LOC128657300 gene encoding gastrula zinc finger protein XlCGF26.1-like — encoded protein: MKVEITEDLCMRPQLGAQEADNADIVKVEITEDLYTCDQVKTEEDEVPINTATDADNADIVKVEITEDLYTCDQVKTEEEEVPINKATDVNEAVISCYTEQKVQDDQCLRNMPEGTEQEICDNISTDEFSKNNNPSHGQSAKTSLNLLQNHRSHEGNVCSVCGKCFIQKSLLIRHQKIHSREKAFSCSECGKCFTWKSHLIIHQKSHTGEREFSCSECGKCFTRKSTLFAHQKIHTGQKTFSCAECGKSFFMKSDLNKHMKTHTGEKAFSCSECGKCFFKKLDLYRHLTIHTGNKAFSCSECGKGFTQKSKLIGHLNVHKEDKAFSCSECGKCFAQKPNLIKHKKIHTGEKEFFCSVCRKCFSQKSYLTRHQKIHTGEKAFSCSECGKCFSWKSHFIIHQKIHTGEREFSCTECGKCFTRKSTLIAHQKIHTGEKAFSCSECGKWFFTKSDLNKHHKIHTEEKAFSCSDCGKCFLKKLELYRHLKFHTGEKAFSCPECGKCFTLKSHLIRHLKIHTGEKAFSCSECGKCFTQKTDLVNHQKIHTGERAFVCSECGKCFTWKRTLIRHQKTHSKGNQGN